The DNA window TCTGCAAGTGCTGCGATTTCCTGGATCATCGAACAAAACAGTTCCCGCGGAGCGCCCTCTTCCTGAAAATCCCCCGCTACTGCGTTACAGTACAGTCCTGCTGCTCCGATCGGGGAGACATAGGAGAATTTTTCCAGTGCTTCTCTGCGGATATTTTCGGATAAAATACCGTCGATGGCACTGTCCGCAAAATCCTGACGGATCTCTTCGAATTCCGGTCTCCAGTCTGCTTTTTCTCGCACTCCATAAACAATCCGCAGGATCTTTCCATGCTGCAATAACACACCCGGTTCTTTGATGTTGGCAGATACATAGATGCATCCGTCTGTCACCAGAAGTTCCGGCAGTTTTTTTTGCAGTTTTGCACCGGTTCCATAGATATTCAGAATCGGAATCACGATCGTATCCGGTTTTGCCACGCGGCGGATAAACGGGACGGTATCTTCTAGTGAATACCCTTTTACACACACCAGGATCACATCCGGTTGTTCCTTGTAGTGTTCCATATCCGTTGCTTTCACAGCAATTGTCTCAGGATTCGGATCCCAGAGACGCTCCAGAGTCAATCCATGCTCTTTCATAGCTTCCAGATGACGGCCACGGGCAATCAGTGTCACATCTTTTCCTGCCTTTGTCATAAAATATCCCACAACTCCGCCGGTTCCTCCGGCTCCTATGATTGCATATTGCATTTGTGTTCTCCTTTTTTCTTTGCATCTGCCACAGATTCTGATAGTATTCAGAACATAATCATAATATTATGTACGAGATAGTTATTATTCACCAAATAACACTTCTCTGTTTGTTCCGTAAAAGATTTCATCATGACCGGACAATTTTTTCAGGATCTCTTCCATCCGATCCCAGTTCTGATCCACGTCAAACTCATAACTGTGTCCCCACAGATAGAAAAGCTGTGGTTCCTCACTGTCAGATGCCAGAAAACGGTCAATCAGATCCATCACATCCGCATCATTATGATGGCAGGTTGGATTCAGTGTCAGCGGCTCTTCCGGAATTCCAAAATTTCCGGTCCGCTCTACCGTACGGGAATAACGGATACCACAGGCACGCGCAATATCCACTACTGTATCGTTATAAGTACCAAACGGATACGCCATTCCCACAACAGGCTGCCCAAACCGTTCTTCCAGATTTTTCTTGTCTTCCAGAATCTCATTGCGGATCGTCTCTTCATCATATTTGGGAAGATCTGCATGCGTCAGACAATGTGCTGCAATCTCATGTCCCTGATACAGTTCTTTTAAACCTTCAGTGTTCATTCGATGAATCAGAAGCCCCTTGGGATGTTCCCATACATTTGCATAAGACTGCGTACCGCTGTTTAAGTTAAAGGTGCCTTTTACACCATAAGTATTCATCATTTCCACCAGACGGCGATCCTGTGTCACACCATCATCGTAACTGAATGTTACTGCTTTTTTCTTTCCATTCCACATAACACTTATCCTCCTTGGGCAATTTTAGTGTACCCAGTCATCTGTCACACTTTCTTTCATATTTATTACTCAAGCACTTTCTCTACCATCTGTGCATCGATCGTTATAGATTGCATATGATTGACTTCAATCTGATACAGAGCATTGGCTGCGATATGCTCTGCGGCCTGTTCCAGATCACGGATACCGCTGGTATTCGCATGTTTCTGAATGATTCTGTCCAGCCCCTCAGCTGTCAGAATAATTTCATTTTCTTTCAGACTCATTCGCTTCAGTACTTTCGGCAGTGCATATTTTGAGAAAATAATTTTCTTCTCTTCATCTGTATAATCCGGAATGTCGATCACCGCAAAACGGGACATCAGCGGTGCACTGATCTGGGATTTGTCGTTGGCGGTGGCGATCGGATAGACACCTACCGTAGGGATCATACATTCCATATAGTTATCGGTGAATCCCAGGTTATCAAGCAGGGTCAGCAGAACATCCGCCGGGTTTCCGTTTCCTTTTCCGGAGGCTGCTTTGTCCAGCTCGTTGATGATAAATACCAGATTGGACTCTCCTGCCATCGAAAATGCATCCATGATGATACCGGGTTTTGCATTGGCATAGACACGGGAGCTTCCGGTCAGCTGTTCCGGATCATTGATGGAACTCATATCCAGGGTTGTCCACGGCAGTTTCAGGATTCTTGCAACCGCATAGGCAATCTGTGATTTTCCTGTTCCGGCAGGTCCTACCAGAAGCAGACCGTATGCCGGTAACGTATGCGTACGGTTGATCTGGATGATCGTCTCGATAATTCTCTGTTTTACCTTCTCCATGCCGTACAGTTCTTCATCGAGGATTCTTCTTGCTTCCTGCGGGTCGATAGACTCAAAGTAATTACTCTTCCACTGTACATTCATCATAATCGACAGTGCTCTCTGTGCATGCCGTCTCTCTTCCGGAGATACCTCATGGGATTTTGCAACCGCCAGGTTTCTTCTCGCCCAGAGACGAATATTATCCGGCAGTGTTTTTCCGGCGCAGGTCATAAAGTCGGTGATGCTCTGTATACTGGTCAGTTTCATATCATCGCCGATTTCTTCTGCATCCTCATCTTCCTCGATTTCTTCCGGTGCATTGCTTGCCAGAAGACGTTCGATCATAAACTGTAAAAAACCATCCTCCGCCGAAAGTTTGGTGCCGCCGCCGAAAGCGATCTCACGGATCTTATAAACGGCATACCCATTTTCTCGGTTCTCACCGGACAGCCGGATATGAATATGATTGCCGCCGAGCCATTTTAACAGACTGACAAAACGGGCATCGATCTGCAGGATGTCCGCGGATACGATACCGTCTTCCTCCTCAAATTCAAAAGTTGTCTGTTTCGCCGGATTGGAAAAGAATCCGCTGGAATGATGTTTCCACTGCCGTTTTTTATTATCCAGCACCAGCATCGGGCGTTCCGGTGTAGCGGTGGATTCGTCGGAGCGGAAGGTTGTATAAGTACAGGTCAACGGTTTGTCTTTATCCGGGGTATTATTAAAATCAAATACTGGCATTGTAATTTCTCCTTTATCACCGTTCCGTTTTTAACTCTCATCACCGGAACAGTTCTTCTGTTTTTTCGATTTCCTTTTTTGCTCGTAACTGTGAAGGTACTGAACAGTTACCCTGTCACACTTTAACAGTTTACCATGATTTTCCGAAAAAAAAAAGTGAAAACGTTACTAAACCATTATGATCCGTCCCATTTCCGCTGAAGTTCTGTGGGAAATCGAGATTACCGTTCGGTTTTCCGATACGCGCCGCAGTGCCTGTAAGACTTCCTTTTCCGTCTCCACATCCAAATTTGCCGTGATCTCATCCAGCAACAGAATCGATGGTTCTGCAACTGCTGCCCTGGCGATGGATAACAATTGCCATTGCCCCTGCGAAAAGATCTCCGGGGTACACACGGTATCGTAGCCATTTTCCAGACTGGCGATCGAATCTTCAAGACCAGTCAGTCTTGCTGCCGCCTGCACCTGTTTTTCCGTGATGCTCCGATCATACAGTGTGATCTGCTCACGCACCGTACCCGGCACCATATGGAAAGACTGCTCCACATAGCCAAACAGCGATCTCCTTTCCTCTTCCGGAACTTCTGTAGCAGAAACATTACCGATCCGTATGCTTCCACTCTGCGGCTCATACAGACCAAGCAGCAGCTTCAGGATCGTACTCTTTCCGGCACCGGTACGCCCGGACAATGTGACCTGTTCGCCTTTTTTCACCTCAAAACTCACACCTTCCAGAACCAGATGTTCGTCATAGCCAAAGACTACATTTTCAAAGGATACCGCGGTCTGATCTCCGGCATCTGCCGTATGTATCTTATCTATTGTAACCTGTTTTTTCTGTTCACTGATATCTTTTGCTGTTTTCCGGACACCCTGTCGTTTTCCGCTCGCTCTGTCTGCTTCATCCGCCTCCAGATTGAAAAACTCATTGATTCTGTGAATACCTGCCATCGCTGACTGGATCGTCTGAATCTCCATACCAAGGCTTTCTACCGGTGTGAAAATCTGGGAAATATAATTGATCACGGCTACTGCTGTTCCGGCAGACATTCCAAAGAATGTCAGAATCTGCTGATCGCCAGATGCAGATAACAGCATCACAACAGCAACCACAACCGCGTTCAGGATCAGAATCACCGGTGAATAGATCGCATCATAGAAGTTCGTTCGTTCCATCGCCCGATAGCTGTCGCTGATATATTTGTCATACCGCTCTTCCATATATTTTTCTTTTCCAAAGCAATGGATCGTCCGAATATTGTGAATCGTCTCCGGCACATGACCTGAGGCACGGCCTACTGCTCTTCGATTCTCGATCTGCGCGGTTAACATATTTTTCTGTACATGTCTGGTAAACCAGAACAAAAATGGCAATAAAAACAGTAAAACCAACGTCAATCCCTTATTCCGAAACCAGATCACAGCCAGGATACTCAAGATCTTACACGTATCCGCAAACATACTGATGATTCCGGAAGTAAACAGGTTCTCTACCGTATCCACATCTCCCACAAACCTAGATACCATCGTTCCCGGCTCCTGCTGATTGATCGTATCTGCACTGAGGCCGAGAAACTTTTCCATCAGGCGGCTTCGAAGTGCATGCGTGATCTTCTGTCCGAAAACAGTCAGAAGACTCTCGCGCGCCGTATCCATAAAACCGGTCAGGGCAAGCACAACAAAATAGAGGACAAAGAACGAAAACGCTACCGCATCTCCTTCCGTAATACTGTCCACGATTTTTCCAAGAAGAAGCGGCGGGATCAGAGAGGCTCCGATGGCTCCAAGTACCGCGATCAGGATCCCGATCGACAGCCATTTTTGTCTTTTTACTGTAGTAATCAGAATATTTCGTACATTTCCTTTATGCTTCATGACTGTCCTCTCCTTCCTGTGTGGTAAATAATGCTGTATACGCCGGTACTTTCTGCAACAGTTCCTCATGTGTTCCTACGACTGTTTTTCCCTCGTCCATCCAGATGATCTGATCCATCTGTGGAAACAGATACAGTCGATGTGACAAAAGCAACACGATTGAATCACGGGTCATCGCCCGTACATTGGCAAACACTTCTTTCTCCGTCGATTTATCCAGTGCAGAAAACGGATCATCAAGTACCAGTAACGGCTTTTTATGGCACAGTGTTCTTGCCAGTGCCACACGCTGTGCCTGACCTCCGGAAAGGCGAACCCCACCATTTCCAATCAAGGTATCCTCTCCCTCTTCCATATCAGAAACTTCCCGGTCAATACACACTGCTTTCAGATAGGTTTTCAAATCTTTTTCGTCTCCCAACAACACATTATCTCTGACGCTGTCATGAAACAGCTCCGGATCATGCCCCAGGTAGGCTACGATACCCTTACGTTCTGCCTCTTCCATCTGCAGCAAATCTTTTCCTGCAAATCGTATCGTTCCCTCATATGGACATTCACATAAAAATAACTTCCCAAGAGTTGATTTTCCACAGGCTACCGGACCGGTCACGCCGATGATCTGTCCCGGTTTTGCTGAAAAAGTCACATGTTCCAGCACGCGCTTTCCATCCGGATAAGCAAATGAGACATCTTTTACTTCCAGATATCCAGGTCTCCATTCTTTTCCGTCTTCTTCCTCGTTTACCGAGTCAAGCAGCGGACGGATACGATTCCAGGAAACCTGCGCTTTATGTACGGCATTGAAGAGTTTTGCCGCACTGGATGATTTTGTAGAAAGCTTCACAAAGCATGCCAGAAACGTGGTAAATGTTGCGATTGACCAGCTGCTCCATCCGCTTCCCAGTATGTTTTTCTGACCAAAATACAGAATAAACAATACACTGGTCATAGAAATCACTTTATAAATCGGAGGCATGGCACTGTTCCAGATATTTGCCTTTACCGCGGATGTTTCATAATCGGTAAGATTCTTCTCATAAGCCATCTGCCGGTCTCTCTCACAGCCAAACACCCGGTAGGTGACAGCGTTCTGTGCACGATCAAGAGTCACTGCGCTCAATACTCCGCACTGCTTTTTATATGCTGCTCCGGTTCTCTGGATCATCCGTTTCATCTTCTCCGCTGTAATATATGAAATCGGCGGAAAGATCATACACAGCAGAGCAAGCCGCCAGTCATACCACAAAAGCATGCCTGCATAGGCAGTCAGAGCCACACCGGTATCAAAAATCTCCGTCGTGAATTTACGCATTCCCTCCACACAATCATCTACATCCAGGATGGCTTTTGTCATGATGGTTCCTTCCCCTTCTTCCCGAAGACTCGCCCTCCCCCTGGTCACAAGACTGTGATACAGGATCTCTTTCATTCTCCGGTTTACATTATTTGCAAACCTGCGTACATAAAAACGTTTGACATATCTGGATACCTGTACGATCCCGATTGCTGCCACATAACCGATTACAAGAAACAGCATATTGGCAAAAGTTCCGCTGCCTCTCAGAATATCCACCAACATTCCCGTCATCCGTCCCTCAAACCACGGTTCCGCCAGAAGTCCCAGGTTATAGATCAGGCCGGAGATTGTAATTGTAAGAAGAACTTTCCATTCTACCCGAAAATACGAACCGATTTTTTCCGGACAAAACTTCTCATCCTCTCTCTTCTTTTGCAGTTCCTTGTTTTTCATCCCCGTCATTCTCCTCTTTTGCCAAAATCCGTGTAATATTTTCAAATCCTGCCTATCGTTCTCTTTTTCTATTCGTATAAGAGCTTCAAATATCTCCCTCTTTATATTTTTTCATTAATTTAGCCAGTGCTTTATTTTCTCCTGCAAGAATCAAAATCTCTCCTCTGCACAGGTTTTCTTCCGGATTGATGCTGACGCAAATCGTTTCCCCCCTCTTGATTGCAATAACATTAATTTCATATTTTTTTCGAAGATTCAGTTCTTCCAGATTATGATCGATCCAACTATCCGGAACCGCAAGTTCTACCATCGAAAAGGAATCTGACAGCATAAAGAAATCCTGAAATCCTCCTGAAATCAGGTTTTTACCAAGACGGATACCCGTTTCGATTTCGGCCATCACTACACGGTCTGCACCGATCTTTTTCAGAATCTTGGCATGCATCTGATTCATCCCCTTGGCGATTACCAGTGGCACACCTGCCTCTTTTGCCTGCAATGTCGCCAGAATGCTTGACTCCATATCTTCTGAGATCCCTACGATCACCACATCCATGTTACTGATTCCCAGCGATTCAAATACACGGCTGTCCGTCACATCTGCCCTTGCAGCATAAGTCACATAATCTGCTATCTCCTGCACCAGTTCCTGGTCTTTATCCACTGCCAGAACCTGTTTTCCTGCCTGTGACAGTGTCTGTGCCACAGCATAACCGAATTTTCCAAGTCCGATTACTGCATATTGTTTATCCATGATTTTAATTTTCCTTTCTGTTAATCTGTTCTCCCCTATTCTTTTATCCAATCAGAATCCTCTGTTCCGGTCTCTGAATATCCGCATCCACATGTCTTGTTCTGCGCCCAAGGGCTACCGCAAGTGTAATCGGCCCGATTCGTCCCATATACATAACAAGTATAACAATGATTTTCCCTGCTGTCGGAAGCTGTGAAGTCAGAGAACGGGTCAGTCCCACCGTCGCCACCGCCGAAACAACCTCATAGGCACAGTCCAGAAGCGGATAACCACTGACGGCAACCAGAAGGATTGTGGCCGTAAGAGCAGTAGCCAGTGCAAAAAAGAAAATCACCACCGCAGAGCGGATATTTTCTTCCACAACTTTTCTTCCCCATACTACCGTATCATGATTTCCACTGATATAAGAAGTAACCAGCACGATAAGAAGAGCAACCGTAATTGTCTTCACACCACCGGCTGTTCCCATCGGTGAACCGCCGATAAACATCAGAATCATGCTCACCATCGCAGACCCATCCGTAAAATTTTTCTGTGGAATCGTCTCAAATCCGGCTGTTCTTGTTGTTATGGACTGAAAAAAAGCAGCCATCACTTTCTCTCCCGGTTTCAGATCTCCGAGAGACCCTGTATGATTCCAGTCCAACAGGAGGATCAGAAGTGCCCCGCCTGTGATCAGGATTACTGTCGTCGTCAATACCAGTTTTGTATGAAGGGTAAATCCGCGGATAAAATTTTTTCTGGTTCGTTTTCCTCTCAGCAGATCCTGCACATGCTCGATCACTTCCCACCAGACGGGGAAGCCAAGTCCGCTCAAGATAATTAGTCCCATGGTTGTAACATTCATCAGAGGATTGGTTACAAAAGGCGCAAAAGAAGATTCACCTACCAGATCGATTCCTGCATTGCAAAACGCGGATATCGAATGGAAAATACTGTACCCGATTCCTCTCCACAATCCATAATGAGGAACAAACCAAAAGCTATAACATATCGCTCCTGCAATCTCAACCACCGCTGTTCCGATCAGGAGTCTTCTGACAATTCCCACGCTTCCTTTCAGCACCGGCAGATTATAGGTATCCTGAATCAGTTTGCGACTCTGCAGGCTGATTTTTCTTCGCAAAACCAGAAATATCATGATCAGACATGCCATGATTCCAAGCCCGCCAAACTGAATCAGCCCCAGAATCACAATTTTTCCAAACACGCTCCAGGTGGTTGCAGTGGGCACGGTCACAAGGCCGGTTACACACACAGATGTAGTCGCCGTAAATAACGCATCAAGCCAATATACGCCCTTTCCACTGGCCGATGAAACCGGCAGACACAAAAGAAGCGTTCCCAGTATGATCACTACACCAAATCCGGTCATCATAATTCTTTCTGCCGGCGTATGCCACTGCCTTTTTTTCTGTTTTTCAGACATCCTCTTTTTCTCTTCTTTCCTATATTTTTTCCAAAATATCAACTTTCTGTTTCATTTCTGATATTTTACAACCAATGATTCTTCTTTTAGAATCCGAAATCTGCATAATCCTCCGGAAGAAATCTGTGGTAAATGATATGGCAGCCCTCATCTTTAAAACAGTAGTAATATGGATCTTCCGAGTCCACAAAGCGGATCATCAGGTCAAATTCTCCGTTGTCCATCGGTTCCATCGCGCACTCAGATGTCTGACTGCGGAATAATTCTTTTACCTCATCCAACGTCGTTCCGTGTTTTGTAAGCAACTGTACCAGTGCAAAGATAAATGCATTCTCGTCCCGGTGTTCGTGCACATATTCTGTCGCATGTTCCGACAGAAAGAAGCAGAAACGATCTCCTTTGTGCGATACCTGTACTTCCCCGAATATTTCTTTTGTTGCCCTCGGAAATCCTTCCAGTGACTCCTGCATCGCCTCCGCATCACCTTCGCTTTCAAAAAAATGATGCAGAGAACTCAAAGGATAATACAGCCGGATCGGTTCTTTCATATATCCAAGCTTTGCCTGTTCCTCTGCAATCACATCGATCAGACTGTCCTGCAGTTTTTTATATCCATTTTCGTACATAATTCTATAATCCTTTCTGGCTGGCCCCTTCGACCGCCGGTCGTCGATGGTGTCAGGCACCATTAAATTTTTATGAAATATTTTCACAGCTATGTGAATTATATAATCTCACGGATATTTTCGCAAGCAGAAAGAACATCCTGTACATTTAAAACTGTACAGGATGTTCTCCCTTACACTTTTATTCTTTATTTCATACTGTCGGGTTATTCTTCCCCTTTGTCTACCTTGCTGGCTCTTGCTTCAATTTCTCTTTCCTGTACATCGCCAGGTGCCTGCTCGTAACGGGCAAATGTATAAGAGAAATCACCGGCTCCACCTGTCATGGAACGAAGTACCGTTGCATATCCGTAGATCTCCAGTTCCGGAACATCTGCTTCTACGATGGTATATCCCTGTTTATCCGGGTTCATACCAAGCACACGACCACGCCGTTTGTTCAGATCACCCATAACATCACCGGTAAATTTATCCGGTACACGGATCTGCATATTTACGATAGGCTCTAACAGAACCGGCGAAGCTGCCAGGAAACCGTCTTTGAATGCCATCTTTGTTGCTGTCTTGAATGCCATCTCAGAAGAATCTACCGGATGATAAGATCCATCATACAGAACCGCTTTCACACCGACTACCGGGTATGCCGCCAGAGGACCGGATACTACAGATTCCTGCAGACCTTTTTCTACTGCCGGGAAGTAGTTCTTCGGAACGGCTCCGCCGACAACGATCTGCTCAAATACATATGGTGTATCCAGATCACCGGATGGTTCAAAGGTCATCTTTACATGACCATACTGGCCATGTCCACCGGACTGTTTTTTATATTTTTTATCAATATCTGATTTTTTACGAATGGTCTCACGGAAAGCTACTTTCGGTTTGGAAAGTTCCACATTCACTTTATACTGTTCCTGCAGTTTGCTGACGATCACGTCTATATGCTGGTCACCCATGCCATAAAGAAGAGTCTGACGGTTTGCAGAATCATTGACTACTTTCATTGTCAGATCTTCCTGACACATCTTGGAGAGTGCCTGGGAAATCTTATCCATATCTGCTTTGTTCACTGCTTTGTAGCGTTTGCAGGTATATGGAATGGAAATCTCCGGTTTGCCGTAGAATACCGGGACAGCTTTTGTTGCCAGAGTATCGCCAGTACGCAGTTCGTTAATTTTGGCTACGGCTCCGATATCACCTGCATGAAGTTCCGGAACCTCAATCGGTTTTGATCCTTCCATAACATACAGCTTGCCGATCTTCAGTTCTTCTTCTCTTTCTACATTATATAAGGTATCTCCGGACTTGATAACACCGGAACAAACTTTCAACAGTGAGTATTTTCCGATAAACGGATCTACGATCGTCTTGAAGACCTGTGCGGATTTTGGCATGGTGAAATCATAGTCAGCTTCGAAAATTTCACTGGTTGATTTTACGATACCGGCGCGTTCTCTCAGATTCGGGCTCGGGAAGTATCCACAGATATCGTCTAACAGGATCTTAACACCCTGCAGATTGACCGGAGATCCCATGCATACAGGAACCAGACTTCCATCACCTACGCACATGGATAATGCTGCGGAAATCTCGGTTACGGAGAATTCTTCGCCCGCAAAATAGCGATCCATGAATTCTTCACTGGTCTCTGCTACGGCTTCGAGTAAGATCTCTCTGTATTTTTCCAGATATTCTTTGGAATATTCCGGGACCTCACATTCTTCTTTTTTGTCTTTTTCGATGTAACGACGACCTTTGTTCTTTACGATGTTGATATATCCGACAAATTTTCCGTCTTCACGAAGCGGCATGTGCAGCGGAGCGATCCGCTTGCCATACAGCTCGGTCAGATCTTCTACTACCTGACGGTAGCTGACATCATCCATATCCATCTCTGTTACGAAGAACATACGCGGCAGTCTGTATTTTTCACACAGTTCCCATGCTTTCTGGGTTCCTACCTGTACGCCTGATTTACCGGAGATCACGATCACTGCTGCGTCGGCGGCTGCAACTGCCTCTTCAGCTTCTCCTACGAAATCAAAGAATCCAGGTGTATCTAAAATATTTACTTTTACCTTATCCCATACAACCGGCACGGTGGAAGTACTGATCGAGAATTTTCTCTTGATCTCTTCTTTGTCGTAATCACTGATGGTATTGCCATCTGTCACCTTGCCTAAACGATTTGTAATACCTGAAAGATAAGCCATAGCTTCTGTCAGTGTAGTCTTACCTGCTCCGCCATGACCAAGCAGCACTACATTCCTTATTCGGTCAGTTCTAAAAACGTCCATATGTAATACCTCCCAAAAATTAGTATGGTTATATATTACTAAATTTCTTCGAATATTTCAAGTTATTTATGAAATATTGACAATTATTTTCCGAACTTTTTTGATCTATGTTTGTATATTTTATGTTTTTTGTGTATAAATTGTTTCTTTTTTGTATATTTTATCTTCATTTTATGAAATTTTTCTCAGAGGAACTGTTTTTTCTATACTGTGTGCCTTTTTCTCTTCTCTTTTCCTTCTATGCTTTTTGGCGTTAAAGTTCCATAGTTTAAAGTGCTAAATCATTGACTTTTCCCCTCCTGTGTTTTACAATGGTGAAAGTACGCAAAATACACGCGTAATTACGGAGAAAGGATTTTGACAGACAACTATGAGTGATTCACTGAATATAGGATTTATCGGTCTGGGGCTGATCGGCGGATCCATCGCCAAATCTCTGAAACGTTTTCACCCGCAGACTAGAATTTTTGCATATACCAGAACGGAAGCTACGCTGGATCTTGCCGTGTCTGAGGGTATTGTGGATGTAAAATGTACGAAAGAAGATGAGGCATTTGCTTCCTGCGATTATATTTTCCTCTGCGCGCCGGTTCACGACAATATTTCTTATCTTGAATGGCTGAAGGATCATATAAGTCCGGACTGTATTATTACGGATGTGGGAAGTGTAAAAGGTGAGATCCATCAGGCGGTTCAGAAACTTGGTCTGGACGATCATTTCATCGGAGGACATCCAATGGCAGGTTCCGAAAAGACCGGTTTTGAAAATGCTACCGACATGCTGATTGAAAATGCTTACTATATTCTGACGCCGGGCGGACAGATTGATATCCCACGCCTGACACAGTTTATGGAGCTGATTTCTTCTCTGGGAGCGATCCCTCTGGTACTTACTTATGAAGAGCATGATTACATCACCGCAGCTGTGAGCCACCTGCCACACATCATCGCTTCTACGCTGGTCAACGCCGTACAGAAGATGGATACGCCGGAGGAAAATATGAAACTGATCGCAGCCGGAGGTTTTAAGGATATTACCCGTATTGCCTCTTCTTCTCCTGTGATGTGGCAGCAGATCTGCCTGGAAAACCGGTCAATGATCTCCAAAGTGCTCGACGAGTATATCCGCCTGATCGTACAGGCAAAATGCTGGGTGGATAATGGTGATTCAGATGAAATCTATAATATGTTCAGTAATTCCAGAGAATACCGCAATTCTCTTCCGGAAGCGAGCAAAGGGGTAATCGAGAAGATTTATGCCTTTTACTGTGATATTTATGACGAAGCCGGTGGTATCGCTACAATTGCCACACTGCTTGCGATGAATTCAATTAGTATTAAAAATATCGGCATCATTCACAACAGAGAATTCGAGGAAGGTGTTCTTCGGATCGAGTTTTATGATGAGGAATCCTGTGTGAAGGCACAGGGTGTTTTGAAAGAACGGAATTATACACTTCATATTCGGTAAGGAGGATGTACATATGGAACTTATGCAGGCAAAAATGCCTCTTCGCGGAGAGGTGAAGATTCCGGGAGACAAGTCGATCTCCCACCGCGCTGTGATGTTTGGTGCACTGGCTGACGGTACGACAAGAGTGACGAATTTTTTGCAGGGAGCGGATTGTCTTTCTACGATCTCCTGTTTCCGCAAGTTAGGAATCGATATTGAAAATACACAGGAGGAAATCCGGATTCATGGGAAAGGCCTTCACGGGCTTACTGCTCCGACAGAGATTCTGGATACCGGTAACAGTGGAACTACAACACGACTGATCTCCGGTATTCTTGCCGGTCAGAATTTTACCACAACACTTACCGGTGACGCATCGATCCAGAGCCGGCCGATGGGAAGAATCATCAAACCGCTTTCTATGATGGGTGCTAC is part of the Blautia faecicola genome and encodes:
- a CDS encoding TrkH family potassium uptake protein, translated to MSEKQKKRQWHTPAERIMMTGFGVVIILGTLLLCLPVSSASGKGVYWLDALFTATTSVCVTGLVTVPTATTWSVFGKIVILGLIQFGGLGIMACLIMIFLVLRRKISLQSRKLIQDTYNLPVLKGSVGIVRRLLIGTAVVEIAGAICYSFWFVPHYGLWRGIGYSIFHSISAFCNAGIDLVGESSFAPFVTNPLMNVTTMGLIILSGLGFPVWWEVIEHVQDLLRGKRTRKNFIRGFTLHTKLVLTTTVILITGGALLILLLDWNHTGSLGDLKPGEKVMAAFFQSITTRTAGFETIPQKNFTDGSAMVSMILMFIGGSPMGTAGGVKTITVALLIVLVTSYISGNHDTVVWGRKVVEENIRSAVVIFFFALATALTATILLVAVSGYPLLDCAYEVVSAVATVGLTRSLTSQLPTAGKIIVILVMYMGRIGPITLAVALGRRTRHVDADIQRPEQRILIG
- a CDS encoding DUF3877 family protein codes for the protein MYENGYKKLQDSLIDVIAEEQAKLGYMKEPIRLYYPLSSLHHFFESEGDAEAMQESLEGFPRATKEIFGEVQVSHKGDRFCFFLSEHATEYVHEHRDENAFIFALVQLLTKHGTTLDEVKELFRSQTSECAMEPMDNGEFDLMIRFVDSEDPYYYCFKDEGCHIIYHRFLPEDYADFGF
- a CDS encoding elongation factor G, with amino-acid sequence MDVFRTDRIRNVVLLGHGGAGKTTLTEAMAYLSGITNRLGKVTDGNTISDYDKEEIKRKFSISTSTVPVVWDKVKVNILDTPGFFDFVGEAEEAVAAADAAVIVISGKSGVQVGTQKAWELCEKYRLPRMFFVTEMDMDDVSYRQVVEDLTELYGKRIAPLHMPLREDGKFVGYINIVKNKGRRYIEKDKKEECEVPEYSKEYLEKYREILLEAVAETSEEFMDRYFAGEEFSVTEISAALSMCVGDGSLVPVCMGSPVNLQGVKILLDDICGYFPSPNLRERAGIVKSTSEIFEADYDFTMPKSAQVFKTIVDPFIGKYSLLKVCSGVIKSGDTLYNVEREEELKIGKLYVMEGSKPIEVPELHAGDIGAVAKINELRTGDTLATKAVPVFYGKPEISIPYTCKRYKAVNKADMDKISQALSKMCQEDLTMKVVNDSANRQTLLYGMGDQHIDVIVSKLQEQYKVNVELSKPKVAFRETIRKKSDIDKKYKKQSGGHGQYGHVKMTFEPSGDLDTPYVFEQIVVGGAVPKNYFPAVEKGLQESVVSGPLAAYPVVGVKAVLYDGSYHPVDSSEMAFKTATKMAFKDGFLAASPVLLEPIVNMQIRVPDKFTGDVMGDLNKRRGRVLGMNPDKQGYTIVEADVPELEIYGYATVLRSMTGGAGDFSYTFARYEQAPGDVQEREIEARASKVDKGEE
- a CDS encoding prephenate dehydrogenase, translated to MSDSLNIGFIGLGLIGGSIAKSLKRFHPQTRIFAYTRTEATLDLAVSEGIVDVKCTKEDEAFASCDYIFLCAPVHDNISYLEWLKDHISPDCIITDVGSVKGEIHQAVQKLGLDDHFIGGHPMAGSEKTGFENATDMLIENAYYILTPGGQIDIPRLTQFMELISSLGAIPLVLTYEEHDYITAAVSHLPHIIASTLVNAVQKMDTPEENMKLIAAGGFKDITRIASSSPVMWQQICLENRSMISKVLDEYIRLIVQAKCWVDNGDSDEIYNMFSNSREYRNSLPEASKGVIEKIYAFYCDIYDEAGGIATIATLLAMNSISIKNIGIIHNREFEEGVLRIEFYDEESCVKAQGVLKERNYTLHIR